The sequence below is a genomic window from Gopherus evgoodei ecotype Sinaloan lineage chromosome 9, rGopEvg1_v1.p, whole genome shotgun sequence.
AATGGATCAGAAACACTGTTCTCATGAGTATTtacataacaaaaacaaaatagacaCTCCGAGGGAGAATGGGcgctcaaaaaaaaaattgtgattttgtgtgtgtcaaTTTGTAATCAATTTCATTTGTTCATAGCTCTTAAGCTATCAATCGGAAATCAATAAACAAGTTGAAATAAGCAGAGGAAAGCCAGGCTCCAGTGCAGTCTTTATAGACTAGcacaggcaaaaaaaaatttaaaactgacCAATTCTAGTTCTCAAGAAGCAGTATGGCTATCACACTGCTCACAGAATGCCCCCTTGTGGCCAAAATGAGATGCAATCTGTCAACTTTAATTGCAGTAGGTCTGTGGTAGCAACTGGGAAATGAGGTTGGAACAGTACAGAAATAGGAAAAAAGATACATCAGTTATCCCTAAGAGAGTATAACATGGCAGGAGTTTACCTGTGACTTCAGCAATTTGAGTTACAAATTTCACTaatcagagaaaaagaaattggttttgctttttttatttttaaaatatttcatgtatttttaaGTGGATAAATGGAGGTTCTGAATTAAGTTAGGAtcactaaaaatattttgtaaatgtttGAAAGTTATTTGAAAATTATGACAGTTATTTTAATTCGCACaatatttttcatgttttatAATAAACAGAAATACCTCCACTTTTGcatatgtatttatcctcatctGACTTGGTAAAATGAGCTTAAATAGCTTCaggttaaagagaaaaaaatatgaagtCAGTCCAGTGGTCTAGTGTCAATGATCTGCAATGCCACGAAAAGCCATGGCGTGTCTATTAGTGGTCTGGCTCTATTGCTCCCTGGGTTATTAAGGGCTAAGAGCCTTCCGACAGCAGTATGCTGAACCTAATTGGAAAGGAAGAATCTCAGAGCAGTCAAACAGCAATCAAGGATGGCTGCTGACAGGAGCACCCATCTAATTCTCCTAATTTCTTTGACAGTGATGATGCAGGGCCTTGGAACAAATGGAAATTAAAGTGAGAAGAATACAAAAGATTCTCTGAGCTCTGTGCAGATAAATTTATTTTTCCCACTGTGTTGTAGGATAGGATTGCTTTAAAAAAGTTCCAAACTTTCTCTGCATTTATAACAGAActtgatttaatttatttttctacgACACTCAACTTGAACAAGGTGTTTGAAGTACTAAAACCGATTGCACAAGCTTTTACCTAACTAGCTTTTGAACTGCAACAGTCACCTTATCTGAACTTCCAAAAATATATGATAGTTTTGCCTAGTGCCTGCAATGCAGTGGAGTGATGTGTTAATCAGCATTACTGTGTGATCGGAATGTTTTATCTGAACAGAAAAGCAATTCTTAAAGTCATCTCAGAGGAGATCAGAAAAAATTGTTATTAGAGAATTAACTGTTAGAGTTCTTACTTGTAAATTCCTCGAGACATATTCTCAATATATTTAGCTTTGTCTTGTACGCCACAGTGGTAATGGTAAGTCTTGATACAGGCTTTAATTTCACATCCAATAGTAGCCCCAGGCTGACTGCACAGAGTGCATTTCTGTTGAGGGAAAAAAGACAGTACTCTAAGTTATGgtgttaatccatttaatgtcttGTCACTTAATGCTCACTTTGATGTCCCCAAATTTTAGTCATGAACATGAAGTAATTTTTCTTGTAGCACAAACGTATCTTTATAGCAAGCCAGAAACAGTTAAATCTGCATCAATCAATATATATGAACAACAGAGTACTGTTTTGCCTCTCTGCTGCAAAAATAAGGAACAGCAAGATTTGCACAGATTGCTGCAGTCCCAAGTTCTATTTGTTGCTGCTGTTGAAGTTGAAGCTAGCTTTTCCAAGTACCAAAACTCACTGAATATGAATTGTGCTTTAGgcaatgatttttttcagatggTAATGGAGTTCCATTGTTAATGAATTCTAATATGCATGAAACAGTGTGCCATATTTTACTTATAAAACATACCTGAGTGCCTGCCACATACCCTGGGGCCCTTATATGATTTAATTTTCACACTAAAATGTCATAATATACTGCTCAGACCATTCAAGAATAAATACGTGAATCAACAGACATAAGATGACAAAACACCTCCCAAGCAAGCATCCTCATCATCATGAAAAGTCCCTCCAAGCTTCAGCCTAGCTCATGTCATGGGAGAAAAAATGAGCCTTGCAGATGCCCAAATGATTAGCAAATCTGGCCCTGGACCAACCAAGGGGATGTGAATTTGAATCCAGGAGCCGTGCTACTAGTTGAAGACTTGAATAAGGTAATATCGTTAGGGCCTTTGAGACCCCAAAACAAGTATTTAAAAGATGCAATTCACCAGAGATATGCATAGGATTCATCTTCCTTTAACTGGCAATACAGAGATTCAGTGTCCTTTTAAAGGGTGTTGAGAATGAACTagccaccatttaaaaaaacaagtttgaAGTCAGTCAATAATTACACAAATTAACTCCCATAACCTATTTAGCAATTTCATGCCATACAGATTCTGTGGTATGGAAAAACTGTCAATTCCTTCCTTTCTATTATGGTCTCCAAAGGGCCAACATACTGCATTCATAAAGTATGCTGTAGCTAAAAAAACCACAGTAATTGTTGAGACACTTTATATCCTGATACTTAGTAGTGATAATACATTTAAACTGTTTTCTAAAAAATTAAGTGAAAAGATTTGTTCagataaggaaaaaaagagaattgCAATATACTCCcaactgaaatcactgaagcATTCCTTACAAACCCAAAGACACACACCATTCTTTTTCCTCTCTTGATCTCCTGAAGTACAGTTTTAATATCAAAATCACCAAACTCTGCCCTTGATGTTGTTGTTAGCTGGACAGTGCCAGAAGAGAACAACTGTAAAGCAAACAAATGCACAATAATGTTAGGAGGTGACAGATATGTGGCCATAAGATGATTAAGGAGCAGGAACAACAGAAGGGGATGCACTGTACTCAGTTATCTGCTGGTAAACTGTGCTTTGCCAATGAACTAGAAAAACTGCAGATTGAGCATATCAGTAATTTGGATATTCCTTCCAATGCCCACTTGATTGCTTCAATTATATGTGATTGCATTTCAGAGGATTTTTTTGAATGACAAAGCAGTAGTTAAAGGATGATTATGATAATGGAATATACGAAGCAATAAATGAGTACCGCAGTCAGTTAAGGCACTGAAGACATGCCTTGGTTCTGATAAGGATATTTCATCTCCACTCACTGCCCCACCTACATAATTCAGTTTACTCACACTGCCAACACCAGCCCCTGGAAAGCCAGAAATGGTGACAACAGGACATTTCCAAGTAGTCTCAAATCTCTCATGTTTTCATTACCTGCAGCTTTTATTGGCTGAATGCATTTCCTTTTACAGTTAGGCCAACATCCCTCACAAGACTTCACCTATATAGTATATGCAGTAAAAGCTCCTGAAGGACTTCAGCTAATTTGGACATTCAAACAGAGGTGGGGAACGCAAAAGTCCAGCTCAACTTTCAGATGAGGTAGTTCTTTTCTGCTTACCTGCTATCTCAGCTGGATGTGTGCCTCTCTTTGTAGGATAGGAAAGACCGTCTTTTCGCAGGTACTGGGATAGTGGGCTCAGGCCCATCCGAAACTAAAGACCAGCCCCCACAACCAAGGGGGAGGAACCACCAAATCCTAGTCACAACTCAATTTAGGGGACAACAAATGCAAAAACAGCAACAGGAGTGTGGGTTGAAGGTTCATAATCAGAGTTTTGGATGGGGACACTTGCCAGAGAACTCTgggcagtgcccactgctcctcaaagtcCAAGGAATCACTCAGCGCCTCCCAGAGGaactctcatagactttaagatccaaagggatcATCgtaatcatccagtctgacctccttcatgtTGCAAGCCACAGGACCTCACCCACCAActcttgtaatagacccctaacttctggctgagttactgaagacctcaaatcatggtttaaatacttcaagtaagagaattcaccattttcactattttaaatctgcaagtgacccatgctgcagagtaaGGCAGAACTCTGCCCAGGTATGTGATACAACAAGGAATTGGAAACAGATCACACAGTTGCACAGCATTCCCCTCCAAGCAAGCGTCCTCCTCCAGGTCTGGTGGATGACCACCTTGGCTAGCGCCAGGAACAGGTGGACAAAGTCTCATGACCCTGTGGGGCCCTGGGTAGGATGCTTGTATATAAGCAGGAGTGGGAGAAAAGTACAACCAGAACCTTAACAGGAGGTTACAGAGGAGCCAGAAAAGGGTCTGCAGTCTGACGCCCTCTATGTAGATATGCGCCAGGTGTCCCTGTTGCCGCAGAAGACGCGGATGTCAGGAAACTCTATAAACCACACAACTACATACTCGTGCTCACAGCACCATGGAAGAGCCACCAAGTCTCATATCCTAAGGGTGTGAGAGACCAGACTAGATTAGAAGCTGGCCACCGGAGTTCCCCTCAACTCCACAGGTTGCAGCAGGTCCCACTACTTTGTGTCAGGGGAGGACACGAGGGTGAAGAAGTGGGTGGCATACAGAGATGCTCATGTGATACAGTCTGGAGATGGACCAGCTGGATGGTGTCCAGCTGAGTCAGGTGGTGCATCACTGGCATCTGGGGGTTGCAGGGTAGGGGCCTGATAACAAGCTCTAGAGGGCCAGGTGTGAAGGGTGTGTGGCACCCTCTGCAGGATCTGCCCAAGAAAAGTgagagaagtgggggtggggggcaaggctGCACTCACCTCCTTGAGCACACAACAGGGTATGCACAGGGTGGGCAACCCCATATGCTCGCCAAGCACCACAGGCTATACTCATTTCCTCCAACTAGCCCAGGTGGTCTCAGATTCTGGTGAGAGCAGCCAAGACCAGTCTCTGGTGCATCAAGGGAGATTCCAGCACCCTTACATGAAGATTAAGGTCGTGCACCAGGAGTTCAAAAGCCAGGAGGTTTTCCCCCTCAGTAGTTGCTACAGACCTGGTTGCTGAAACTAGTTTCCAGGTCCTGTGGAGGTCCTGGTAAAATGTAGCATCTCAGAGAGGTCTCAGGGGAGACCTCTTGGGAGGAAAGGCGGCCTTATGTTTAAGGCAGCAGAATGAGATGCAGCAGGATTATATTCTGTTCCTACTCTGTCATGAACTacgtgactttgggcaagtcacttcatctctatctgcctctgttccccatctgtgaaatgggagatAAAACTGAGAGGGATAAGAGGCTCAGATTCTATGACTAGTGATGGAGGCCACAAAACCACATAGATCAGAGGTTGTAAATAGATGGACTGCAAGCCAAATTTGGATCATCAGAAGCTTTTCAACAGGccacaaaatctttttatttacttattactGGGgcgtgaaaaatgtttctctggagtctggaccttgaccaagaaatctggGCCTTGACAAAAAACAATTGACTACCCCTGCCAATCTCCTATCTCAAACTATATTGTCTAATATTACTGTATGCTATTAAACAGCTGTTTTCACCCAGAGATGGATGCATCAATTCCTTTATGTGGTGTTTTGTGAACCTTTTGCATGAAATTAGCTGTATTATGAAGGTGCCAGTTTGGGCTTGAAATTTAAATGTGAGTTGAGTTTTGCACTCAAAGCACACATCTAGTCTGTTATAAATGAATGTTAGAATATCACTGTATTTTCAGTTTAATCTGCTTCTCAGCATTGCAGCTCTTCTTTCCCAAACTCATGCATACAATAGAGCAAAGAATACTCAAAAGCGACAAAAGGTGTGGCTCTCTGCTTAATGAGGCTAGCCCTACGGAGAAAATTACATCAAAAATCTACCAGCTGCATTGGCTAGTTATTCATTTCCAAGTACAACTCAAGGTGCGGACTTTGTTTTGTACAGCCACACCTGGATCAAGGACCTAGCCATATGAAAAACTGAATTCTCTGCTTACATTCTTCAAGAGCCACTGAGATCAGTTGATGCACATGAGTTAAGAGTTCCCTAGATGTGATCATTTAGAAGTAGGGAGTTTACAGTGGGGAGCCACTTATTCCGGAGGTCATTTCCCCATCTCTTTTGACACTGCCCGAATCAACTGATCTTCAAAGCATTGTGCAAAGCTCATCTGTTTCCGCAAacgctttctttttttttgtgtgtgtgtgggggggggcctgGAGGCCTGAGGGAAGAGGGCAATAGTGGTATTTTATTTCGGGGTGTAATCTTTTAGTTAAAATTTAACGTTATTGaagttatatttttgttttttaaacattgtaCATACACGCACCAAGGTACAATGGGATTATTTGTATTAAGCTGAAGAGTCTACCTGAACTAATTCCTCCATCTCTAAACACAGTAATTATCAACAGTGCCTCTGGTGAAAATAAATGAACTGCTCAGCTCACAACACTTTAGTGGTCAGAGGGATAACTGGAAGCACAGGCTGTATTAATATATAACTATGTGTTAGGGCACTGTACTAACAATGTATCATATAGCAGGACAGTTCGGAAGAATTAAAACCCCACACTAACCCAAATATTCTACTTACCATGCACTTATAATGTGCTGCTGCCTTTTTGGCATTAAATATATGAAGCTTTCCTCTAGCTTCATTTTCTTCTTCACCTGCATGACAGAATCCACATTTAGGTTTTGTATCACTGGGACTGCTTCTGTGGGGAGACCTGTCTCtctgaaagaaaaacattttactaAAATATACTGCTGGGTTCCAAATAAGGTCATAATTTAACAAGTCTCTGGCCACCAGCTGGAGACTCAAATGCTAGTTTTAATCAAAATCTTTAATTTCAAAGAAACTTTCTTCTAAGAAGTTTAGCATATTTATATTTACTGCTTACATAGGAACTGCTTTCTATTTCATCTGTGCCATGTGAGGATGTAGATCTAGTGTCTTCTGACTGCCCTTTGAGATTTGTTTTTCTTGGCTTTCCCTTCCGACCCCTCTTTTTTCCTTTGGGAGGTGAAGGCTCCAATTCGTGTTCATTGACACCTTCTTCTAAATCTGCTTAGAAATTAGAAAACATCAAGTAAATCTCAAAAATGAAAACTGTTTTACAAAAAATTATATAagaaaaatgtttataatttttcttacctatgtttataaaaattatttccaatttattaaaattttgttttacaaTCTTCAACCATCTACCATTATCTTAATGTATATTAATATAATTGTATTGTATTGATGCATATTAATCTAATACATCTCTGAAAACTACTGTCTAAAATGCTTAAAGTTTCTTTACAGTCGTACACAATACATTTAACATGTCGTCAACATCCCATTTCAGAGCTAAAATCTGACTTTAGACACACTTGCTAATCTCCCGCTGAAGGTAATGGGAGCTGAGCAAGTATCTGAAAGCAAGAATTGACCATGTCCATTGGTAACCTAATTTACTCTAGGTAACCTGCTGCCCTCTGTGAAACAGCCGAACTTTTATTTTGAACCACCAAGTGTGCTTTGCTGGaatgaaatttgattttttttaaatgagaagcaAACAACAATGCAAGTCACATTCACTAAGGaatgcctctctctccccttgctTTAATGCTTGAAATCTTCACAGCTTGTTTAAAAGGAAATTCCAGTGAAATGAATATTTAGAACTGTAAAAATCATTTATCTCCATGAagaaattataaaacaaatttgAATATAACATTTTAGTTACAACATACTTTTAAGTCTACTGATAGTGGCAGCCATCAGCTAGCTGGAGAGGAACCTCCTGACACTGGAAATATTACAGCCCAAAGACTTAAGTGGTTTCTATAAATAgacattttatatattatatatattagcaCAAATAGGTTAAAGCTGGTTAATGTTAGATTTTCATGGTCTTTACATTTTTTGATCCTCCTCTCTTGACATACAGGTACTGTCTGTTCTCAGAAACTCAACTATCTTATAACTACTTTATCAGAAGAACTTACAGGTAAAGGTTCCCTTAAAATGATAAAGtactaaaacttttaaaaatcatgtgttaTCAGATATTAAGGCCTAGGTTCTTCGAAGGGGCCTAACGGAGTTAACCATCCAACTTCCTTTGGCTCCTTGGAAAACATCAGCCTAAATGTTTAATTGCTTCAGCCAGCTGTAATCAAACACTGAACAGCCCTCTGATTATTCAAAATGTGTAGTTAACACAGACCTAGGGCAAGCCTTTCAGGCTTGTTTACTTTGTTGCCCAACTGACTTGCATTTAGTATTAAACAGCCAGTTCTTATGCTCAGTTGCTAAGATCTTTCCTGACAGTCAGCCATTTCTAGACCAAAATGCAGATTCTACAGCTGGATTTTTCTGTGGAATCATGCGCTGTACACACTGCTAGACAAGCTACGCTTCACAATCCAAAAACCAAAGATGTAGATGAACCCCGAAGTGGAATGGAGTCCAAAGTCAGAAGGTCTGCTCTCCCACTGTTTACAATAGTGACAAATGTagtgtttctttttatttagGCATTACGAGGACACCTATCACCAGGGTACCCTAGCCGCAATATCTAAGCAAGATATTCCTGTTTCAGGACTGAACACTGTACCACAAATCAGAAGATTCCAATTTacaccatttttgttttttttcccagttctAGGATATGACGAAACCTAGTTGCATGTTATTCTACCCTGATGTTTAACCTAGTGTACTTAACCAAGGCTTACAAAGATCAATTCCTAACCCTTGGATATACCCCTCTGCTATCATCATCTAGCATAGATGACAAAGCCATTGGCCTGAGACTTAACATATAAGCCATTCCTATCTTACCCTTCCTACTGTAGCTGTTGCCAGTCTCCAACAGAATTAGACACTTGCACTTCTCTTAATTCAGGAGAAAAGACTAATCCACATGCTCCCACCACAGGTTAAATACAAGCTCAAATATAATGCCTAAAAAGCATTTTTCTGTTGTATGTTCTGAAAGAGGCTAAAATTTGAGAAGCTATGTAATTCTCACAAGTTTCTGTAAATCAATTTGGATTAGATTTGCCAGGTTTATCAACAATACACATTTTTCTCAAACCTCTACATAAACTTAATGAGTCAACCTAGCTCAACAGGACCTACTTTTTAgcaggtaatatgttttattgaaccaacctctgttggtgaaagagaaaatttcaagctacacagaagaAGTttgttgaaagcttgtctctttcaccaacagaagctggttcaataaagatattacctcaaccacaTCTTGTATGCATC
It includes:
- the PHF6 gene encoding PHD finger protein 6 isoform X1 — protein: MTSSIGQKKGSSRQRKCGFCRSNKDNECGQLLMSENQKVAAHHKCMLFSSALVSSHSDNESLGGFSIEDVQKEIKRGTKLMCSLCHCPGATIGCDVKTCHKTYHYYCALHDKAQIREKPSQGIYMILCRKHKKTTRNSEADLEEGVNEHELEPSPPKGKKRGRKGKPRKTNLKGQSEDTRSTSSHGTDEIESSSYRDRSPHRSSPSDTKPKCGFCHAGEEENEARGKLHIFNAKKAAAHYKCMLFSSGTVQLTTTSRAEFGDFDIKTVLQEIKRGKRMKCTLCSQPGATIGCEIKACIKTYHYHCGVQDKAKYIENMSRGIYKLYCKNHSGNDERDEEDEERESKSRGKSGSDHSSIPQQQLNGN
- the PHF6 gene encoding PHD finger protein 6 isoform X2, encoding MTSSIGQKKGSSRQRKCGFCRSNKDNECGQLLMSENQKVAAHHKCMLFSSALVSSHSDNESLGGFSIEDVQKEIKRGTKLMCSLCHCPGATIGCDVKTCHKTYHYYCALHDKAQIREKPSQGIYMILCRKHKKTTRNSEDLEEGVNEHELEPSPPKGKKRGRKGKPRKTNLKGQSEDTRSTSSHGTDEIESSSYRDRSPHRSSPSDTKPKCGFCHAGEEENEARGKLHIFNAKKAAAHYKCMLFSSGTVQLTTTSRAEFGDFDIKTVLQEIKRGKRMKCTLCSQPGATIGCEIKACIKTYHYHCGVQDKAKYIENMSRGIYKLYCKNHSGNDERDEEDEERESKSRGKSGSDHSSIPQQQLNGN